Below is a genomic region from Burkholderia pyrrocinia.
TCCGTGCACCAGTATCAAATGACCGCTCTTCTTGATGTTTCCATCGGAGATTGCCGGTGTCAGCCCGGGCGCGACCGACAGAATGGCCGATTTCCCGAGCGACAGTAGTTCGATCAAGGCTCCCACCCCGGACAGGGCCTTTACTTCAGCCTCAACGCCACGCTCGGCGAGCATGGATGCAAGACCATAATGTGACCAACCGATCTCAGGGACATAGGCCCGCCGTTCGATGCCTTCTTTGATCAAGTTACCCAACGGAGGCGTGGATTGCAGCTTTGCTGAAAGAATCATGCTTACGCATGCTATTCCGCAGGCGCGATCGCGCCATGCCTCTGCCTCGGCTTTCGAGGAGAACCCGTTCCCGAAGTAACTCGGGGAGAGCGTGTCCTGTGAGATATAGCGCATACCAACCAGATTATCGACAAAGACTTCACTCATACGTCGCCCCCCTTTGCGTAGAGGCGGCGGGTGGATGAACTCTTGCATCTCCTGATGTTCGCCGCTGTCGAGATGTATAGGAATTGTTCGAACGACATCGTGCGGCTAAAGCACCGCGACGAGTTGCTACCGGGATAAAGTCCCGGAATCGTATTGATTTCGAGATAGTGTGGCGTCCCAGACCGAATTACGTAGTCAAATCTTGCGACGCCTTCGCACTGAAGCGCCATATACATCATGCTGGTCTCGCGCTCCAGCCGTTCCGCGACTGTGGGCTCGAGAAGATGAATGGAGATCGGATTGTCAATCCGGTACTTCAGTGCTTGATCGTATAGCCGGTGTCCATCGGGGAGATCGAAAACGATGGCGTCACTGATATGCAAGCCATCTTCGTCCCGGAACATTGAGACGGTTCCGTGGTCGCCCTGGATGTATTCCTCAACCATCCAATTGTTGTGCGAGGCCTTGGGAATATCGTTGATGACCATGGCCAGATTATCAAGAGAATCGACGAAGACGACTCCTTCGCTGTCTCCCTCACTTAACGGCTTGACGACAAACGGACCGGATTCGAGATCCTGATTCTTTGTTAGATCTGGATCGAGCGACGATACAAGGCGTCCATTGGGCGTGGCGAAGCCCCAGCTTCGGACCATGGCCTTGAAGACGTTCTTATCCATCCCGATCGCCGATGCCAGTACCGGAGAGCCTGAATAGGGGATTTCCAGCGAGGACATCAAGCCTTGGATCTGTCCGTCTTCCCCTCCCACGCCATAGCATATGTTCAGCACAAAATCGCACTTGGCAAGGCGCGTAGCGAGGCTCGGTTTCCCGTCATACTCGATGACGGCCGCCGATTGACAAACTCGCTGAAAGTATGGGAGCAGAGCATGCGCGTTCGCGATAGAGCCGTGACTTTCACTGGAGTAGCCACCGGCCAAAATGCCCAACTTGATCTGGCCGAGCACTTGCTTGGCCAACAAGAATTTTTCATCGACGTTCGTCATTTTCAATCCTTTTAACGTTTAAATCCAATGATGTCTCT
It encodes:
- a CDS encoding D-alanine--D-alanine ligase family protein, whose protein sequence is MTNVDEKFLLAKQVLGQIKLGILAGGYSSESHGSIANAHALLPYFQRVCQSAAVIEYDGKPSLATRLAKCDFVLNICYGVGGEDGQIQGLMSSLEIPYSGSPVLASAIGMDKNVFKAMVRSWGFATPNGRLVSSLDPDLTKNQDLESGPFVVKPLSEGDSEGVVFVDSLDNLAMVINDIPKASHNNWMVEEYIQGDHGTVSMFRDEDGLHISDAIVFDLPDGHRLYDQALKYRIDNPISIHLLEPTVAERLERETSMMYMALQCEGVARFDYVIRSGTPHYLEINTIPGLYPGSNSSRCFSRTMSFEQFLYISTAANIRRCKSSSTRRLYAKGGDV